A region from the Hypericibacter adhaerens genome encodes:
- a CDS encoding HigA family addiction module antitoxin, producing MRLTTAQLAADLPALSRLSSVDYHYTVAWLGENRNAMHPGTTVRQDCIEKNRLSVTDAARILGVDRQTLSNLLNARSGISPEMAVRLEKAFGTPAREWLIRQLDYELAEVMRRAKKIKVEPFEPTATDGGGER from the coding sequence TTGCGCCTCACCACGGCGCAACTGGCCGCTGACCTCCCCGCTTTAAGCAGATTGTCGAGTGTCGATTATCACTATACGGTGGCTTGGCTAGGAGAGAATCGAAACGCGATGCATCCGGGAACGACCGTCCGGCAGGACTGCATTGAAAAGAATAGGTTAAGCGTCACCGACGCTGCCCGAATCCTCGGCGTTGATCGGCAGACTCTCAGCAACTTGCTGAACGCCCGGTCGGGTATCTCGCCGGAGATGGCCGTCCGGCTGGAAAAGGCGTTCGGCACGCCCGCGCGCGAATGGCTGATCCGGCAGCTCGACTACGAGCTGGCCGAGGTCATGCGCAGGGCCAAGAAAATCAAGGTTGAGCCCTTCGAGCCAACGGCCACGGACGGCGGGGGGGAACGATGA
- a CDS encoding KAP family P-loop NTPase fold protein yields the protein MWPDNETERDFLNFSGVADTVAEIIVQARGRPISIGVSGAWGIGKSSMIKLTQASLAARPRKEGEREFVFVEFNAWLYQGYDDARAALMDVIATRLEKEAKAREKAIDKAKALVKRVNWLRAAKLVAGSTVAMSLGLPPTGLIGEVWGLGQRFFSGSVDGKLLEEAKGKASEVAETASGLLNPKEETSPPKEIQALRDNFEETLEELGVTLVVLIDDLDRCLPETTISTLEAIRLFLFLKNTAFVIAADNDMIKHAVRRHFEGVPDDLLVTNYFDKLIQVPIRVPPLGTQEVRAYMMLLFVENSELGDDVKEKIRAGVVAQLRQTWAGKRVDRAFVQSLHDPLPAELIGRFDTADRLAPLMTTASGILGNPRLIKRFLNALAIRMTISNAQGVGVDEAVLAKLLLFERLGNPKAFAELMARVSASDTGKPAFLAEWEEKAIAGQDQTLPAPFDDPFFAEWLTLPPSLADTDLRGALYVSREHAPLITPEDRLSSEAAELLTALLQHPEMAASLKERLLRVPRTEITIVMDRLLDRARQEQEWGVPAILEACLIVAEADPPQGARLAAFLGERPAAQVQASIVPKIGDQPWAKGVFDIWDRGQVSRPVKTAIKRQRENGNLAV from the coding sequence CATTGGCGTGTCGGGAGCCTGGGGGATCGGCAAGTCTTCGATGATCAAGCTTACCCAGGCGTCCCTGGCTGCCCGGCCACGCAAGGAAGGTGAGCGGGAATTTGTCTTCGTCGAGTTCAACGCTTGGCTCTACCAAGGCTATGACGACGCTCGGGCCGCACTCATGGATGTGATTGCGACGAGGCTCGAAAAGGAAGCAAAGGCACGCGAAAAGGCCATCGACAAGGCCAAGGCGCTGGTGAAGCGCGTGAACTGGCTGCGTGCGGCAAAGCTGGTCGCCGGCTCTACGGTTGCAATGTCGCTGGGCCTGCCTCCGACGGGACTGATCGGGGAAGTCTGGGGCCTGGGCCAGCGCTTCTTCTCGGGCAGCGTTGACGGCAAGCTGCTTGAGGAGGCGAAGGGCAAAGCTAGCGAGGTGGCCGAAACCGCGAGCGGGCTGTTGAACCCAAAAGAGGAAACGTCGCCACCGAAGGAGATCCAAGCGCTCCGTGACAATTTCGAGGAGACTTTGGAAGAGCTCGGCGTCACTCTCGTGGTGCTGATCGACGATCTTGACCGTTGCTTGCCCGAGACGACCATCTCGACGCTCGAGGCAATCCGGCTGTTCCTGTTCCTGAAGAACACGGCCTTCGTGATCGCCGCCGACAACGACATGATTAAACATGCCGTTCGCCGGCACTTCGAGGGCGTACCGGACGATCTCCTGGTCACCAACTATTTCGACAAGCTGATTCAGGTGCCTATCCGAGTGCCGCCGCTGGGCACCCAGGAGGTGCGTGCATATATGATGCTGCTGTTTGTCGAGAACAGCGAACTCGGCGATGATGTGAAGGAGAAGATCCGCGCGGGTGTCGTCGCCCAGCTCAGGCAAACCTGGGCTGGCAAGCGCGTTGATCGCGCCTTCGTCCAATCGCTGCATGATCCTTTGCCGGCCGAACTGATCGGCCGCTTCGACACGGCAGACCGCTTGGCGCCGCTGATGACAACGGCGTCGGGCATCCTGGGCAACCCCCGCCTGATCAAGCGATTTCTGAACGCCCTCGCCATCCGCATGACCATCTCAAATGCGCAGGGTGTCGGCGTGGACGAGGCCGTTCTGGCCAAGCTCCTGCTGTTCGAGCGGCTCGGAAACCCCAAGGCGTTCGCCGAACTGATGGCGCGGGTGAGCGCCAGCGATACCGGCAAGCCAGCTTTCCTTGCCGAGTGGGAGGAGAAGGCCATCGCCGGTCAGGACCAAACGCTTCCTGCGCCGTTCGATGATCCCTTCTTTGCCGAGTGGCTGACGCTGCCACCGTCGCTCGCCGATACGGACCTACGCGGTGCGCTGTACGTGAGCCGTGAGCACGCACCGCTGATCACTCCGGAGGACAGGCTCTCCTCAGAAGCCGCCGAGCTACTGACCGCGCTCCTTCAGCACCCGGAAATGGCGGCTAGCTTGAAGGAGCGACTCCTCCGCGTGCCACGGACCGAGATCACGATCGTCATGGACCGTCTGCTCGATCGTGCAAGGCAGGAGCAGGAGTGGGGTGTACCCGCCATTTTGGAAGCTTGTCTCATCGTTGCCGAGGCCGACCCGCCCCAAGGTGCGAGGCTTGCCGCCTTTCTCGGCGAACGTCCGGCCGCGCAGGTCCAAGCAAGTATCGTCCCGAAGATCGGCGACCAGCCCTGGGCTAAGGGCGTCTTCGATATATGGGATCGGGGGCAGGTGTCGCGGCCGGTGAAGACCGCCATCAAGAGGCAGAGAGAGAATGGGAACCTCGCAGTCTAG
- a CDS encoding class I SAM-dependent DNA methyltransferase, translating into MNAVEIEEAISKLAEQPFDAEEFPYLFLQAFGNKETTLKRLRKGESNKSDLGGVLQTNNIHIAVAAPGTVTRTLAALKASPATTRAKAKFVLATDGDTFEAEDLASGETVACAYADFPDHFGFFLPLAGITTVKQVRDSSFDIRATSRLNRLYVELLKDNPDWGTAERRPDMNHFMARLIFCFFAEDTDIFAKPLLFTSTVEQMSAKDSSNTHEVIGTLFRAMNMKHAARAAANIPRWADQFPYVNGGLFSGTMDVPRFSRIARSYLLHIGGLDWKKINPDIFGSMIQAVADDEERGALGMHYTSVPNILKVLNPLFLDDLRARLDEAGDNPRMLLNLRKRMSRIRVFDPACGSGNFLVIAYKQMREIEAEINKRRGEPDRRSEIPLTNFRGIELRSFPAEIARLALIIAEYQCDVLYRGQKEALRDFLPLDAENWITCENALRLDWLSICPPTGTGVKHRADDLFHTQLDQAQIDFENEGGETYVCGNPPYVGGKKQTPEQKHDMITVFGRGEQHKNLDYICAFIIKACRFLDHADKAALVCTNSVSQGTHVPVLWPLILQTGCQLEFAYEAFKWANNAQRNAGVSCTILGLTKKQTSVRYIYGDAARRQASNINPYLVDGPNIIVASQSRTTNSLSSMITGNAAYDGGHLFLSPDEARQLVTAHPEMRSRLRKASGTSEFVDGVTRYCLWLEDGDLPLAKSIPAVASRIDGVTKYRMGGGEVAVTLVKRPHQFRYRNGSKVSQLLVPQVSSERREYLPVGLLAPDTVITHLAHAIYDGTLVDFSFLVSRLHLVWVTTICGKLETRIRYSSNLGWNTFPVPTLTEKNKADLTRCAEDILLAREAHFPATIADLYDPDKMPADLREAHERNDEVLERIYIGRRFRNDTERLEKLFELYTKMVAGAGAGKKRRVGAA; encoded by the coding sequence ATGAACGCCGTCGAGATTGAGGAGGCCATATCGAAACTCGCCGAGCAGCCGTTCGACGCCGAGGAGTTCCCCTATCTCTTCCTGCAAGCCTTCGGAAACAAGGAAACGACCCTAAAACGACTGCGCAAGGGCGAGTCGAACAAGTCCGACCTTGGCGGTGTCCTTCAGACCAACAACATCCATATCGCCGTCGCCGCCCCCGGCACGGTGACGCGCACCCTTGCCGCACTGAAGGCCAGCCCGGCGACGACGCGGGCGAAGGCGAAATTCGTTCTGGCGACGGACGGCGACACGTTCGAGGCCGAGGATCTGGCGTCGGGCGAGACGGTCGCCTGCGCCTATGCCGACTTCCCCGACCATTTCGGCTTCTTTCTGCCCCTTGCCGGCATCACAACCGTCAAGCAGGTGCGCGACAGCTCATTCGATATTCGCGCGACCAGCCGCTTGAACCGGCTCTATGTCGAGCTTCTGAAGGACAACCCGGACTGGGGCACGGCTGAGCGCCGTCCCGACATGAATCACTTCATGGCGCGGTTGATTTTCTGCTTCTTCGCCGAGGACACCGACATTTTTGCCAAGCCGCTCCTGTTCACCTCGACCGTGGAGCAGATGAGCGCCAAGGACTCGTCCAACACCCACGAGGTGATCGGCACGCTGTTCCGCGCCATGAATATGAAGCACGCAGCGCGGGCGGCGGCGAACATCCCCCGCTGGGCCGACCAGTTTCCCTATGTGAATGGTGGCCTGTTTTCCGGCACCATGGACGTGCCGCGCTTCAGTCGGATCGCGCGCTCCTACCTTCTCCACATCGGCGGCCTCGACTGGAAAAAGATCAACCCGGACATCTTTGGCTCGATGATTCAGGCCGTGGCCGATGACGAGGAGCGCGGCGCGCTCGGGATGCACTACACCAGCGTCCCGAACATCCTGAAGGTGCTCAATCCGCTGTTTCTCGACGATCTACGTGCGCGACTCGACGAGGCGGGGGACAATCCCCGCATGTTGCTGAATCTGCGCAAGCGTATGTCGCGGATCAGGGTCTTTGATCCGGCCTGCGGCTCCGGCAACTTCCTTGTCATTGCCTACAAGCAGATGCGGGAGATCGAGGCCGAGATCAACAAACGCCGGGGCGAGCCGGACAGGCGGAGCGAAATCCCGCTGACCAACTTCCGGGGGATTGAGCTGCGCAGCTTCCCGGCCGAGATTGCCCGCCTCGCCCTCATCATCGCCGAGTATCAGTGCGACGTGCTCTATCGCGGCCAGAAGGAAGCCCTGCGGGACTTCCTGCCGCTTGATGCCGAGAACTGGATCACCTGCGAAAATGCACTCCGGCTAGATTGGTTGAGCATTTGCCCGCCCACCGGTACAGGTGTGAAGCATCGGGCCGACGATCTGTTTCACACGCAGCTCGATCAAGCGCAAATCGACTTCGAGAACGAGGGCGGCGAGACTTACGTGTGCGGGAACCCGCCCTATGTCGGCGGAAAGAAGCAAACGCCCGAACAAAAGCACGACATGATCACCGTCTTCGGGCGCGGCGAGCAACACAAGAATCTCGACTACATCTGCGCATTCATCATTAAGGCTTGTCGCTTTCTGGATCACGCTGACAAAGCCGCACTTGTTTGCACCAATTCTGTTTCTCAGGGAACACACGTCCCGGTCTTATGGCCATTGATTCTTCAAACCGGCTGCCAGCTTGAGTTCGCCTATGAGGCATTCAAGTGGGCGAACAATGCACAACGCAACGCTGGTGTGTCATGCACGATCCTCGGACTAACTAAGAAGCAGACTAGCGTGCGGTACATCTATGGGGATGCTGCACGTCGCCAAGCGAGCAACATCAACCCGTATTTGGTTGACGGCCCCAACATCATTGTTGCCAGCCAGTCTCGGACTACGAACTCGCTGTCGAGCATGATCACTGGCAATGCGGCGTATGACGGCGGCCACCTGTTCCTCTCACCAGATGAGGCTCGCCAGTTGGTCACCGCCCATCCTGAGATGCGCTCCAGGTTGCGTAAGGCATCGGGGACGAGCGAGTTCGTTGATGGCGTGACGCGCTACTGCCTATGGTTGGAGGATGGCGACCTGCCCCTTGCCAAGAGCATACCGGCCGTAGCCTCGCGAATTGACGGCGTGACCAAGTACCGTATGGGCGGAGGCGAGGTTGCAGTAACGTTAGTCAAGCGGCCCCACCAGTTTCGATACAGGAACGGGAGCAAGGTGTCGCAGCTACTCGTGCCTCAGGTGTCATCCGAACGCAGGGAGTATCTTCCTGTGGGCCTGCTTGCGCCAGATACCGTGATTACACATCTGGCTCACGCCATCTACGATGGTACGTTGGTTGATTTTTCGTTCTTGGTCTCACGCTTGCATCTGGTTTGGGTAACGACCATCTGTGGAAAGCTCGAAACACGCATTCGGTACTCAAGCAATCTCGGCTGGAACACCTTCCCGGTCCCGACACTCACCGAGAAGAACAAGGCCGACCTGACCCGCTGTGCCGAGGACATTCTGTTGGCGCGCGAAGCGCATTTCCCGGCGACCATCGCTGACCTCTATGACCCCGACAAGATGCCTGCCGATTTGCGCGAAGCCCACGAGCGCAATGACGAGGTCCTTGAGCGCATCTATATCGGCCGCCGATTCCGCAACGACACCGAGCGGCTGGAAAAACTATTCGAGCTTTATACCAAGATGGTTGCCGGAGCGGGAGCGGGAAAGAAACGAAGGGTGGGAGCAGCATGA
- the qatC gene encoding Qat anti-phage system QueC-like protein QatC, whose amino-acid sequence MRLACRPDGVDLLGGEDLRVVLYGQPRQEGEGSAGDAAKAEIQRRRLDPAPKAWDLLSIALSVVTADFAVVRDQSADGWTREIELDIAVADAPFWSGQTVALAQALGFLTTDRWTLRFHECGLLPAPPREPVRPAEDCVVLLSGGLDSLVGAIDLAAAGHKPFAVSQTVRGDADKQVDFAAKIGGGLGHLQLNHNANTPGIQEASQRARSLIFITFGVIAATALKAYHDGQEVPLFVCENGFIAINPPLTGGRLGSLSTRTAHPEFFARLQNVLDAAGLRVKITNPYATKTKGEMLKECADQALLRAEAVRSTSCGRFQRFNYRQCGRCVPCQVRRAAFLAWGAAPDTTDYVYAPIGKDDAEHAGFDDVRSVAIALAAVKADGLESWLGHALASPYIQDRAALLGMLERGLGELRALHQSHGVK is encoded by the coding sequence ATGAGGCTCGCTTGCCGTCCGGACGGAGTCGACCTGCTTGGCGGCGAGGACCTCCGCGTCGTACTCTACGGCCAGCCGCGGCAAGAGGGAGAGGGAAGCGCTGGAGATGCCGCCAAGGCGGAAATTCAACGGCGCAGGCTCGATCCTGCGCCAAAGGCGTGGGACCTTCTGTCGATCGCGCTGAGCGTCGTCACCGCCGATTTTGCGGTGGTGCGGGATCAGAGCGCCGACGGGTGGACGCGCGAAATAGAACTCGACATCGCGGTTGCAGATGCTCCGTTCTGGAGCGGGCAAACCGTGGCGCTTGCCCAAGCACTGGGTTTTCTGACGACGGACCGTTGGACTCTGCGCTTCCACGAATGTGGGCTATTGCCTGCTCCGCCGCGCGAGCCGGTCCGCCCCGCGGAGGATTGCGTCGTTCTCCTTTCGGGAGGGCTCGACAGTCTCGTCGGAGCGATTGATCTCGCTGCCGCAGGCCATAAGCCGTTTGCCGTCAGTCAGACCGTGCGAGGGGACGCAGACAAACAGGTGGATTTCGCCGCGAAAATCGGGGGTGGTCTCGGCCACCTTCAGCTGAACCATAACGCGAACACGCCGGGGATTCAGGAAGCTTCGCAGCGGGCAAGGTCGCTGATCTTCATCACTTTCGGGGTGATCGCCGCTACCGCTCTAAAGGCCTATCATGATGGTCAGGAGGTGCCGCTCTTTGTCTGCGAGAACGGGTTCATCGCCATCAATCCGCCGTTGACCGGCGGGCGCTTGGGGAGTCTCAGCACTCGCACCGCACACCCGGAGTTCTTCGCCCGCCTGCAGAATGTGCTCGATGCCGCTGGCCTGCGGGTGAAGATCACCAATCCATACGCAACCAAGACGAAAGGCGAGATGCTCAAGGAGTGTGCGGACCAAGCGCTTCTTCGCGCGGAGGCGGTCCGTTCCACGAGTTGTGGTCGTTTTCAACGATTCAATTATCGGCAATGCGGGCGTTGCGTTCCCTGTCAAGTGCGACGGGCCGCATTCCTCGCTTGGGGCGCGGCGCCAGACACGACGGACTATGTCTACGCGCCGATCGGGAAGGACGATGCGGAGCACGCCGGCTTCGATGACGTTCGTTCCGTCGCCATCGCGCTCGCGGCCGTCAAGGCCGATGGTCTTGAGAGTTGGCTCGGCCATGCACTCGCATCGCCCTACATCCAGGACCGTGCCGCCCTGCTCGGGATGCTTGAGCGGGGACTCGGCGAGCTTCGCGCACTTCACCAATCTCACGGGGTCAAGTGA
- the qatD gene encoding Qat anti-phage system TatD family nuclease QatD: MIDFHAHLDLYPDPNTTVRECVARNIYVLSVTTTPSAWAGTAALTTGAPRIRTALGLHPQIAHERKGELPLFEQLLPRMRYVGEIGLDGGPEYRRHWPDQEQVFSRVLELCARAGGRIMTIHSRRAATPVLDALQARPGAGIAILHWFSGTQRELSRAVDLGCWFSTGPAMLAGEKGRSLVMKMPRDRVLTESDGPFAQVDGRAAWPWDADRAVETLAQIWSQPVNEVRRQLLDNLRRLTKSLA; this comes from the coding sequence GTGATCGATTTCCACGCTCACCTGGATCTTTATCCCGATCCAAACACGACAGTTCGCGAGTGCGTGGCCCGGAACATCTATGTTCTATCGGTCACTACAACGCCGTCCGCATGGGCTGGAACGGCCGCTCTGACAACGGGGGCTCCCAGGATACGCACTGCGCTTGGGCTCCATCCTCAGATAGCGCATGAGCGTAAAGGTGAGTTGCCGCTGTTCGAGCAGCTGCTTCCTCGAATGCGATACGTCGGTGAAATCGGGCTCGACGGCGGTCCAGAGTATAGGCGGCACTGGCCGGATCAGGAGCAAGTCTTCTCGCGCGTGCTCGAACTCTGCGCGCGGGCAGGCGGGCGGATTATGACCATCCATAGCCGGCGCGCCGCGACGCCGGTACTTGATGCGCTGCAGGCGCGGCCGGGGGCTGGCATTGCCATTCTGCACTGGTTCTCTGGAACGCAAAGGGAGCTGTCGCGCGCAGTTGACCTTGGCTGCTGGTTCAGCACAGGGCCGGCAATGTTGGCTGGCGAAAAGGGGCGCTCCTTGGTGATGAAGATGCCGCGCGACCGTGTACTCACAGAGTCGGATGGTCCTTTCGCGCAGGTCGACGGAAGGGCTGCGTGGCCGTGGGATGCCGATCGAGCGGTAGAGACGCTGGCGCAGATCTGGTCGCAGCCCGTGAATGAAGTACGCCGCCAGTTACTCGACAATCTTCGTCGACTGACCAAGAGTTTGGCGTGA
- a CDS encoding GIY-YIG nuclease family protein, with translation MAKGFTDEDDALLAELGVQAEAKKESSRTPREERIIAGFEEIQRFVEQHGRAPQHGEDRDIFERLYAVRLDRLRELADCRAVIEPLDHQGLLTGAQPAPLGVPEDINDDELLAQLGVDDTTPGGIAELRHVRSAADKRAAEEIANRQRCEDFDNFKPLFEQVQKELGAGLRQTRRFERKSEIAPGRFYILGGQKAYVATMEQPTVNEHGNIDARLRVIFDNGTESNLLMRSLQKALQQDPAGRRIVELSAGPLFSDQNEEGDEASGIVYVLRSKSDHPAVAAHRDVLHKIGVTGGDIARRLANAKLDPTFLMAEVEVVATYELFNINRTRLENLIHRIFGPARLDIEIKDRFGQPVIPREWFLVPLFVIDEAIEKIRDGTITGYVYDPKSARLVQRESGHTNIGG, from the coding sequence GTGGCTAAGGGCTTTACCGACGAGGATGACGCGCTTCTCGCCGAGCTTGGCGTCCAGGCCGAGGCGAAGAAGGAGTCGAGCCGGACGCCTCGCGAGGAGCGGATCATCGCCGGTTTCGAGGAGATACAGCGGTTCGTCGAACAACATGGCCGCGCTCCACAACACGGCGAGGACCGCGACATCTTCGAGCGCTTGTATGCCGTGCGCCTTGATCGCCTGCGCGAGCTGGCCGATTGCCGCGCCGTGATCGAACCCCTCGACCATCAAGGACTTCTAACCGGCGCGCAACCCGCGCCGCTTGGTGTTCCTGAGGACATCAACGATGACGAGCTTCTGGCGCAGCTCGGCGTGGATGACACCACACCCGGCGGCATCGCGGAGTTGCGGCATGTCCGCTCCGCTGCCGACAAACGCGCAGCGGAGGAGATTGCCAACCGCCAGAGATGCGAGGACTTCGACAACTTCAAACCGCTGTTCGAGCAGGTGCAAAAGGAGCTTGGCGCCGGTCTTCGGCAGACCCGCCGCTTCGAGCGCAAGTCCGAGATCGCGCCAGGCCGCTTCTATATTTTGGGCGGTCAGAAAGCCTATGTCGCAACTATGGAACAGCCCACGGTTAACGAGCACGGCAATATCGACGCCCGGCTGCGTGTGATCTTCGACAACGGCACCGAGAGCAATCTGCTTATGCGGTCGCTCCAAAAAGCGCTGCAACAGGACCCGGCCGGACGGCGGATCGTCGAGCTCTCGGCCGGCCCATTGTTCTCTGATCAGAATGAAGAAGGGGATGAGGCCAGCGGCATCGTTTATGTGCTGCGCAGCAAGTCCGACCACCCGGCCGTCGCGGCCCACCGTGACGTGCTGCACAAGATCGGCGTGACCGGCGGCGATATTGCGCGCCGCCTCGCCAATGCCAAGCTCGATCCGACCTTCCTCATGGCTGAGGTTGAGGTCGTTGCCACCTACGAGCTGTTCAACATCAACCGCACGCGGCTTGAGAACTTGATCCATCGGATCTTCGGCCCGGCCCGGCTCGACATCGAGATCAAAGACCGATTTGGTCAACCCGTCATCCCACGCGAATGGTTCCTCGTGCCCCTTTTCGTGATCGACGAGGCAATCGAAAAGATCAGGGACGGGACGATCACCGGCTATGTGTATGACCCGAAATCAGCTCGGCTGGTTCAGCGCGAAAGTGGCCATACCAATATTGGGGGGTGA
- a CDS encoding DEAD/DEAH box helicase: MKPEAKSIPSVSVTYARNGSSTKANALGMRPMQERAYEKRGEQYLLIKSPPASGKSRALMFIALDKLHNQGLKQAIIVVPEKAIGASFNDEALSKFGFWTDWIVAPKWNLCNAPGSDNGGKVNSVEAFLKSDDKVLVCTHATFRFAVDRFGVEAFDDRLIAVDEFHHVSTNPDNKLGLHLGQFIARDRVHIVAMTGSYFRGDAEAVLAPQDESKFDTVTYTYYEQLNGYEYLKQLDIGYFFYNGPYTDDILKVLDPAEKTIIHIPNVNSRESMGDKIKEVEHILHELGEWQGRDPATGFQLVKTSAGCILRIADLVDDDPAKRDRVTAALKDPAQKNNRDHVDIIIALGMAKEGFDWIWCEHALTVGYRSSLTEIVQIIGRATRDAPGKVRARFTNLIAEPDASEEAVTEAVNDTLKAIAASLLMEQVLAPRFEFKPKNPQGGPTPGFDYGEGGYDPDKTNVGFNEETGQFQIEIKGLVEPKSQEAQRICQQDLNEVIAAFVQDKTTITRGLFDGEHAGGETLAEELTQLRMGKIIKDKYPELDEEDQEAVRQHAVAALNLTQKAKEVALGGAEGDGEKSLNTAFIEGVRKYAMDVRELDIDLIDRINPFGEAYAILAKTMSEESLKQVAAVIGAKRVNLTIEEARELAKRALKFKQERGRLPSITSADAWEKRMAEGVAFLQRMKAEAARG; the protein is encoded by the coding sequence ATGAAGCCGGAAGCCAAATCCATCCCCTCCGTCTCTGTCACCTACGCGCGCAACGGCAGCTCGACGAAGGCCAATGCCCTCGGCATGAGGCCGATGCAAGAGCGCGCCTATGAGAAACGGGGCGAGCAATATCTTCTCATCAAGTCGCCGCCGGCCTCGGGGAAGAGCCGCGCGCTCATGTTCATCGCCCTCGACAAGCTCCACAATCAGGGCTTGAAGCAGGCGATCATCGTGGTGCCGGAAAAGGCTATCGGCGCGAGCTTCAACGATGAAGCCTTGTCCAAGTTCGGCTTCTGGACGGACTGGATCGTCGCGCCGAAGTGGAACCTCTGCAACGCGCCGGGCTCGGACAACGGCGGGAAGGTGAATTCCGTCGAGGCGTTCCTGAAAAGCGACGACAAGGTGCTGGTCTGCACCCATGCCACCTTCCGCTTCGCCGTGGACAGGTTCGGGGTGGAAGCCTTCGATGATCGGCTGATCGCGGTTGACGAGTTCCATCACGTCTCGACCAACCCCGACAACAAGCTCGGCCTGCATCTCGGCCAGTTCATCGCTCGCGACCGCGTGCATATCGTGGCGATGACGGGCTCCTATTTCCGGGGCGACGCCGAGGCCGTGCTTGCCCCGCAGGACGAGTCGAAGTTCGATACTGTCACCTACACCTACTATGAACAACTCAATGGCTACGAATATCTCAAGCAACTCGACATAGGTTATTTCTTCTACAACGGCCCGTATACGGACGACATCCTGAAGGTGCTCGACCCGGCCGAGAAAACCATCATCCACATTCCGAATGTCAATTCCCGCGAAAGCATGGGAGATAAGATCAAGGAGGTGGAACACATCCTCCACGAGCTGGGCGAATGGCAGGGCCGCGACCCTGCGACCGGCTTCCAACTGGTCAAGACCTCAGCGGGCTGCATCCTTCGTATCGCCGACCTGGTGGACGACGATCCCGCCAAGCGCGACCGCGTGACCGCCGCGCTGAAGGACCCAGCGCAAAAGAACAACCGCGACCATGTGGACATCATCATCGCGCTCGGGATGGCGAAGGAGGGCTTCGACTGGATCTGGTGTGAGCACGCCCTGACGGTCGGCTATCGGTCGAGCCTGACCGAGATCGTGCAAATCATCGGCCGCGCCACCCGCGACGCGCCGGGCAAGGTGCGCGCTCGCTTCACCAACCTGATCGCCGAGCCGGATGCGTCGGAAGAGGCCGTCACGGAGGCAGTGAACGACACGCTGAAGGCTATCGCTGCCAGCCTTCTCATGGAGCAGGTGCTTGCGCCGCGCTTCGAGTTCAAGCCGAAGAACCCGCAGGGCGGCCCGACGCCGGGCTTTGACTACGGTGAAGGCGGCTACGATCCCGATAAGACCAATGTCGGCTTCAACGAGGAAACCGGCCAGTTCCAGATCGAGATCAAGGGCCTTGTCGAGCCGAAGAGCCAGGAGGCGCAACGCATCTGCCAGCAGGACCTGAACGAGGTCATCGCCGCCTTCGTGCAGGACAAGACCACGATCACGCGCGGCCTGTTCGATGGGGAACACGCAGGCGGCGAGACCCTGGCGGAGGAGCTTACGCAGCTCCGCATGGGCAAGATCATCAAGGACAAATATCCCGAGCTGGATGAGGAAGATCAGGAGGCCGTGCGCCAGCACGCCGTCGCGGCCCTGAACCTCACGCAGAAAGCCAAGGAAGTCGCGCTTGGGGGAGCCGAGGGTGACGGTGAAAAGAGCCTCAATACCGCCTTCATCGAGGGCGTCCGCAAATACGCAATGGATGTGCGCGAGCTGGACATCGACCTGATCGACCGCATCAATCCGTTCGGCGAAGCCTATGCCATTCTCGCCAAGACCATGAGCGAGGAGAGCCTGAAGCAGGTCGCAGCCGTGATCGGCGCCAAGCGTGTCAATCTGACCATTGAGGAGGCGCGTGAGCTTGCCAAACGGGCCCTAAAGTTCAAGCAGGAGCGCGGTCGGCTGCCTTCGATCACCTCGGCCGACGCTTGGGAAAAGCGCATGGCCGAGGGCGTGGCGTTCCTTCAACGCATGAAGGCGGAGGCGGCACGTGGCTAA
- the qatB gene encoding Qat anti-phage system associated protein QatB yields the protein MRRSLGHYVRTGYGGSGTATRRFGGTAATAGALGGALARVAAGQPAAPGSPLDPALLAGRNAQEVMDAVVEAVRPVDGTQDAEAERAAIRDALSELLTKFPEADLLNLEPEQRAFAIERFTAIDVFRRFELDVGKTIVEKAPSAVTALSRLKEVREYVKQSVAAAFRKLRNAGRSLTSGRISQVVRDALRETFDVFEGYAE from the coding sequence ATGCGGCGCAGCCTCGGCCACTATGTCCGAACCGGGTATGGTGGATCGGGCACCGCGACGCGCCGCTTTGGCGGCACCGCCGCAACAGCCGGCGCACTCGGCGGAGCCTTAGCGCGCGTGGCAGCGGGACAGCCTGCCGCACCAGGCAGTCCGCTCGATCCGGCGCTTCTCGCGGGCCGTAACGCCCAGGAGGTCATGGATGCGGTCGTCGAAGCTGTCCGGCCGGTCGATGGCACCCAAGACGCCGAAGCGGAGCGGGCGGCAATTCGGGATGCCTTGTCCGAACTGCTCACCAAATTCCCAGAAGCAGACCTTCTGAATCTTGAGCCGGAGCAGCGGGCGTTCGCTATTGAACGATTCACGGCGATCGACGTGTTTCGCCGCTTCGAGCTCGATGTGGGCAAGACGATCGTCGAGAAGGCGCCCAGCGCCGTGACGGCTCTCTCGCGGCTCAAGGAAGTTCGCGAGTACGTGAAGCAGAGCGTGGCGGCGGCGTTCCGCAAGCTGCGCAACGCAGGGCGCAGTCTCACAAGCGGTCGCATCAGCCAAGTGGTCCGCGACGCGCTGCGGGAGACCTTCGATGTGTTCGAGGGCTACGCGGAATGA